The Streptococcaceae bacterium ESL0729 genome has a segment encoding these proteins:
- a CDS encoding DEAD/DEAH box helicase, which translates to MKFNELGLSEDILTAVEKAGFETPSPIQEGTIPLAIAGRDVIGQAQTGTGKTAAFGLPTLDRIDVNGGIQALVIAPTRELAVQSQEELFRFGREKGVKVRSVYGGSSIEKQIKGLKSGTHIVVGTPGRLLDLIRRRALKLDQVKVLVLDEADEMLNMGFLEDIEDIIKAVPNERQTLLFSATMPDAIKRIGVKFMSNPEHIKVAAKEMTADNIEQFYIRTKEFEKFDVLTRLLDVERPELAIIFGRTKRRVDELTRGLKLLGYRAEGIHGDLAQQKRMSVLRDFKNDNLDILVATDVAARGLDISGVTHVYNYDITQDQESYVHRIGRTGRAGKSGQSITFVTNNEMGYLKAIEKLTKKEMTGMRPPTKEEAYKASLSVAFDEIRRDLADEKVVSGLGKFDKDAEQLLKEYSAEELVALLLKAKVKDPDNQPKVDIAAEKPLPFNNGSGKGGGRGGNRGNNRGGNRRGGYKGRGDRNDRDRNRNDRNSDNKKKGYYQNDKKKAHPKGQEKKAGFVMRNRGDK; encoded by the coding sequence ATGAAATTTAATGAATTAGGATTGTCAGAAGACATTCTTACAGCAGTTGAAAAAGCCGGTTTTGAAACACCGTCACCAATCCAAGAAGGAACTATCCCACTAGCAATCGCAGGACGCGATGTTATCGGACAAGCCCAAACTGGGACTGGTAAAACAGCTGCTTTTGGACTTCCAACACTTGACAGAATTGACGTCAACGGTGGAATCCAAGCCCTAGTAATTGCCCCAACTCGTGAACTTGCGGTTCAATCGCAAGAAGAACTTTTCCGTTTTGGTCGTGAAAAGGGAGTTAAGGTGCGTTCAGTTTACGGTGGATCAAGCATCGAAAAACAAATCAAGGGACTTAAGTCAGGAACTCACATCGTTGTGGGAACTCCAGGACGTCTTCTTGACCTTATCCGTCGTCGTGCCCTTAAACTTGACCAAGTAAAAGTACTTGTTCTTGATGAGGCAGACGAAATGCTTAACATGGGATTCCTTGAAGATATCGAAGACATTATCAAGGCAGTTCCAAATGAACGTCAAACCCTTCTTTTCTCAGCTACAATGCCTGATGCCATCAAACGTATCGGTGTTAAATTCATGAGCAATCCTGAACACATCAAGGTAGCTGCAAAAGAAATGACAGCTGATAACATCGAACAATTCTACATCCGTACAAAAGAATTCGAAAAATTCGATGTCCTAACACGCCTTCTTGACGTTGAACGTCCTGAGCTTGCAATCATCTTCGGTCGCACAAAACGCCGTGTTGATGAGCTTACTCGTGGACTTAAACTTCTCGGATACCGCGCTGAAGGAATTCACGGAGACCTTGCCCAACAAAAACGTATGAGCGTTCTTCGTGACTTCAAAAATGATAACCTTGATATCCTAGTTGCGACTGACGTTGCTGCCCGTGGACTTGATATCTCAGGTGTAACTCACGTTTACAACTACGATATCACTCAAGACCAAGAGTCATACGTTCACCGTATCGGACGTACTGGACGTGCTGGTAAATCAGGCCAGTCAATCACTTTCGTTACTAATAACGAAATGGGTTACCTTAAGGCCATTGAAAAACTTACCAAAAAAGAAATGACTGGTATGCGTCCACCAACAAAAGAGGAAGCATACAAGGCTAGTCTCTCAGTAGCATTTGATGAAATCAGACGCGACCTTGCGGACGAAAAAGTTGTTTCAGGACTTGGTAAATTCGACAAGGATGCTGAGCAACTTCTTAAGGAATACTCAGCTGAAGAGCTTGTAGCCCTTCTTCTTAAGGCTAAGGTTAAGGACCCTGACAACCAACCTAAGGTTGATATCGCAGCTGAAAAACCACTTCCATTTAACAATGGTTCTGGCAAAGGTGGTGGACGTGGTGGAAACCGCGGAAACAACCGTGGCGGTAACCGTCGTGGTGGTTATAAGGGACGTGGCGACCGCAATGATCGTGACCGTAACCGTAATGACCGCAATAGCGATAATAAGAAAAAAGGTTATTATCAAAACGACAAGAAAAAAGCTCATCCTAAGGGACAAGAGAAAAAAGCTGGTTTCGTAATGCGTAACCGTGGTGACAAATAA
- a CDS encoding ABC transporter permease — MKALMMRNLKLYFKEPLAIFFSLLSSLIILILYFAFLREGYLSNLSGLPGRDKFSDLWLLAGLLAVTGITVCFQSMAQLVIDHSSGKLQYFRLTDTRASAIYLGYFFSSFIIGSLMQILIYLISAGVFYIKDGLIPGVHNLLPLIIAILLNSLLSASLGLVITGLVKARSSLNSLGTIIGTLSGFLTGVYIPIGSLPNLGQNIIKLFPGAYSAALFREILLKDQLTDTFKQLPAAAQDSYREIFGIGLKLNGQLTTPLENILIILTSSIVLALLSIFIIRRTLKKGLD, encoded by the coding sequence ATGAAAGCACTAATGATGAGAAACTTAAAACTCTATTTTAAGGAACCTCTAGCAATTTTCTTTTCTCTTTTGAGCTCCCTGATTATTTTAATCCTCTATTTTGCCTTTTTAAGGGAGGGTTATTTGAGCAATTTGTCGGGACTTCCTGGGCGTGATAAGTTTTCAGACCTTTGGCTTTTGGCAGGCCTTCTTGCTGTAACAGGTATTACAGTTTGTTTTCAGTCTATGGCACAGCTTGTAATTGACCATTCAAGCGGCAAGCTGCAGTACTTTAGATTGACCGATACTAGGGCTTCAGCCATCTATCTAGGCTACTTTTTTTCAAGCTTTATCATCGGAAGCCTGATGCAAATTTTAATCTACCTTATATCAGCTGGCGTTTTTTACATCAAGGATGGCTTAATTCCAGGAGTTCATAACCTTCTTCCTTTGATTATAGCCATTTTGCTAAATAGCCTTTTATCAGCCAGCCTAGGTCTTGTAATCACAGGTCTTGTGAAAGCTAGGTCTAGCTTGAATTCGCTTGGAACAATCATCGGTACCCTGTCAGGTTTTTTGACTGGGGTCTATATTCCTATCGGAAGCCTTCCCAATTTGGGGCAAAATATCATCAAATTGTTCCCGGGAGCCTATAGTGCAGCCCTTTTTAGGGAAATTCTCTTAAAAGACCAACTTACAGACACTTTTAAGCAGCTACCAGCTGCTGCTCAAGATAGCTACCGTGAGATATTTGGCATTGGTTTAAAGCTTAACGGTCAATTGACCACACCCCTTGAAAATATTTTAATCATTCTCACATCATCCATAGTCCTTGCCCTCTTGTCAATTTTTATTATCAGGCGAACCCTCAAAAAGGGATTAGACTAG
- a CDS encoding ABC transporter ATP-binding protein, with product MAQDEYLLEAKNLSKTYKDRQVVKDINLTIKKGSFTALLGTNGAGKSTTISMLTLLRRPSSGSISYDGLSSDKDSSKIRSKIGLVSQGSYLDDVLTVEDNLYMWAGLYKGISRERIKEVVGLTQLDDILKHKVKELSGGQRRRADIALAILHQPEILYLDEPTTGLDIQTRTAVWELLQEMRVSEGLTIFLTSHYLDEAESADNVYIIDGGKIIAHGSAADLIRQYSKKRLSILDGDFDQIKRILKLSQTTFPISLDFDDSIAAIATLEQLKVYIKDFTYQGGNMNDVFLSLTGREMR from the coding sequence ATGGCTCAAGATGAATATCTACTGGAAGCAAAAAATTTATCAAAAACCTATAAGGATAGGCAGGTGGTTAAAGATATCAATTTAACCATAAAAAAAGGAAGCTTTACAGCACTTTTAGGAACTAATGGGGCTGGAAAGTCAACAACCATTTCCATGCTGACCCTCTTAAGGAGACCAAGCTCTGGATCTATATCTTACGATGGTCTTTCCTCAGATAAGGACAGCAGTAAAATTAGGTCAAAGATTGGTCTTGTATCCCAAGGAAGTTACCTTGATGATGTTTTGACTGTTGAAGACAATCTTTATATGTGGGCTGGCTTATATAAGGGGATTAGCAGGGAGCGGATTAAGGAAGTAGTTGGTCTGACCCAGCTTGATGATATTCTTAAACATAAGGTCAAGGAGCTTTCAGGGGGGCAAAGAAGAAGGGCTGATATCGCCCTAGCCATCCTTCATCAGCCTGAAATTCTTTATCTGGATGAGCCAACGACAGGCCTAGATATCCAAACAAGGACGGCCGTTTGGGAGCTACTCCAGGAGATGAGAGTAAGTGAGGGACTAACAATCTTCTTGACCAGCCACTACCTGGACGAGGCAGAGTCAGCAGATAATGTCTACATCATTGATGGCGGGAAAATCATAGCCCATGGCTCGGCGGCTGACTTAATAAGGCAATATTCCAAGAAAAGATTATCCATCCTGGATGGGGATTTTGATCAAATCAAAAGAATCCTTAAACTTAGTCAGACAACATTTCCCATTTCACTTGATTTTGACGACTCTATTGCTGCAATAGCTACCCTTGAACAGTTGAAGGTCTATATTAAAGATTTTACCTACCAGGGAGGGAATATGAATGATGTCTTTTTAAGTCTAACAGGAAGGGAGATGCGTTAA